CTGGTTTATGGCTATTATTCCTATCGTCTATATCTTTGCTATCACGCTGATTAGTAGGGGGGAGGTGCATGGCGAAAACAAAAACCATATTGTATTGGCAGGTGTCCTTTATGGCATGGTAATTTTGGCCGTAGCATCAATAGCTATTTTATATACGGATGCCTTAATATTTTCGTTATTGTTTCTAGTAGTGTTTGCGTTCACGGTCTTTAGGCCTTTGGTCAAAGCCCATTCCGTAAACTCTCCTGAGAATATTAAAAAAGCGGTTATGGCAGGAGTTATATCGCTTATATTATTGGATTCGTCTATCGCTGTTGTCTTTTCAGATTGGTGGTATGGATTGATAATATTGGCATTGTTGCCGGTTTCTAAAGGCTTATCAAAACTATTTGCCGTTACTTAAGGCCAATTGTATTGGCGTTCAAAACAAATTCGATGTTTAAAACAATAGAACAGAAATTTGAGGTTTCATATCAGTATGGCCTCCACTTTACCGAAAACTTGTTCGGTGTAAAAAACACCTTGTTCAGGGATGTTATCAAAGCTTATAAAAATGAGCGTGTAAAGTTACTCTTTGTGATTGATGATGGTGTGGCCGAAGCTCATCCGGAGTTAATAAAAAACATTAAAACCTATTGTTTGCAGTATCAGGAGAATTTGGTACATACAAAAAGTATGGTGGTACAAGGTGGTGAGGCCTGTAAGAATGATGAGAGTCAGGTTGAGGCTATTCTAAAGGGGGTTAGTGAATACGCTATTTGCCGGCATTCTTTTGTAGTCGTAATTGGCGGCGGTGCGGTTATTGATATGGCAGGTTATGCCGCGGCAATTGCCCATAGAGGTGTTAAATTGATACGCATACCAACAACGGTATTATCTCAAGATGATTCTGCGGTAGGGGTTAAGAATAGTGTGAATGCTTTTGGGAAGAAGAATTTTATTGGAACTTTCGCCCCTCCATTTGCTATTATCAATGATACCGATTTTCTGAAGACTTTAGAACAGCGGGATTGGATTTCCGGTATTTCGGAGGCTCTAAAAGTAGCTCTGATTAAAGATGATGTCTTTTTTGAGTATCTAGAGAAAAACGCTCATTTATTAAAAGATAGAAATATTGAAGCTATGCAGTACACCATCTATAGGTGTGCCGAAATGCATATGCATCACATAGCACAGGGCGGAGACCCGTTTGAAAGTGGTTCTTCCAGACCTTTGGATTTTGGACATTGGGCTGCCCATAAATTAGAATACATGACCAATTATGCACTGCGTCATGGTGAAGCGGTGGCAAAAGGAATTGTTCTAGATGTTGCCTATGCGCATTTAATCGGTTTGATAAGTGAGACCGATTTAAATCGTGTGGTATGTGTTTTTCAGAATATAGGTTTTGATTTGAGTTTTCCTTTTGCCTCAGAGAAGGAAGTAACTGAATTACTAAACGGAATAGAAGAATTTCGAGAGCATTTAGGAGGGGAGCTTACGATAACTCTTATTTCAGATATTGGAGTAAAACATGACGTTCACGAAATTGATAGAGGAACGATGAAAAATGCATTGAACTTGGTAAACGAAATTTCAAAACTTAAAGTAGAGTAGCTTGCGCATAGATAAAAATTTTCAACTTACGTATTGTACCAATATCCACCCAGGATTTGATTGGAAGACCACTTTTGATAGTCTTAAGAATCATGTTCCGCAGATTAAGCAAAAAGTATCTCCTAATGCCCCTTTTGGGTTGGGTTTACGATTGTCTAATAAAGCGAGTGAAGAACTTGTCTTGAATGGAAATTTAGATGAATTTCAGCAATGGTTAAGTGAGAATCAGGTATATGTCTTTACCATGAACGGTTTTCCCTATGGTAATTTTCATAACGAACGTGTAAAAGATGATGTGCATGCACCAGATTGGACCACCCCAGAGCGATTGATTTATACGAAACGAATGTTTGATCAATTGGCATCTTTGCTTCCGGAAGGTAATACAGGTGGAATTTCTACCTCTCCTGTAAGTTATAAATATTGGCACGCTACGGAAGAGGCAACAAAATCGGCTTTTGAAACGGGTGCTAAAAGTATGGTCGAAGTCGCTATTCATCTACATAAAATAGAAAAGGAAACAGGAAAATATCTACATCTCGATATTGAGCCAGAACCGGACGGTATGTTGGAAAATAGCGATGAGGTTCTTCAATTTTTCACTGATTATTTATTGCCTATTGGTGAGACCGTGATAGGTGATGCATTAGGTTTGGATGTAGAAGATGCGAAGAAATTAATTTACCGTTATCTTACGGTTTGTTATGATATCTGCCATTTTTCATTGGCTTATGAGGAGCCAACGGAGACTTTTAAAAAATTTGAAAAAGCAGGAATTGCAATAGGTAAAATTCAAGTAAGTGCCGCTTTAAAAATTCTTTCAAATCCATCTGGTAATGAGGAAATATGGAAAGCTTTGGCACTTTTTGATGAGCCTACCTATTTACATCAAGTTACTAAAAAGGTAGATGGCAAGGTGAAAACCTATAATGACTTGCCTATTGTTCTTGAGCATAAAAAAGAGTTTGAAGAGTTACGGGCACATTTTCATGTGCCTATATTTTTAGAACGTTTTGGAGCGTTAGATTCAACACAAGACCATATTTTAAAAGTGATAAAATATTTAAAAGAACACCCTGTTTCTGAACATTTGGAGATTGAGACCTATACTTGGGACGTTCTCCCATCTGCTCTAAAAAAAGACCTTTCCGAGTCTATTATTAGGGAGATTGATTGGTTTGTAGAAAAGTTTTAGAAGATGAAGAAAACGCTAGTGATTAATGTGGTGGGCTTGACCCAGCGTCTTATTGGGGAGCATACCCCATTTATAGAATCCTTTCTAAAAAAAGGAAAATCGGCTTATATAAGTCCTGTTTTGCCTGCAGTAACCTGTTCTGCACAGTCCACCTATTTAACAGGGAAAACTCCTGAGGAGCATGGTATTGTTGGGAACGGTTGGTACTTTAAAGATGAGTGTGAGGTGAAATTCTGGCGGCAGTCTAATAAATTAGTTCAGTCCGATAAACTTTGGGACGAACTTAAAAAAGAAGATGAACATTTTACTGTGGCGAACCATTTTTGGTGGTATAATATGTATTCTTCCGTAGATTATAGTTTAACGCCCAGACCTAATTATTTGGCCGATGGCAGAAAAATACCGGATGTGTATTCATATCCTCCTGAGTTGAGAGATACGTTGCAGGATGAATTGGGTACTTTTCCATTGTTTCAGTTTTGGGGTCCTAAAACCTCTATAAAATCGAGTAAATGGATTGCTGATGCAGCTATTCGGACAGACGAGATGCATAATCCCACTTTATCATTGGTATACCTTCCTCATTTGGATTATAACTTGCAACGTCATGGATTGGATTTTGACAAGATTAAAAAAGACCTTAAAGAGATTGATAAGGTAGTGGAGCAGTTGGTAAAGCATTTCCAGGAGCGTAATGCACAAATTGTTTTGCTTTCCGAGTATGGTATA
This genomic interval from Zobellia roscoffensis contains the following:
- a CDS encoding 3-dehydroquinate synthase; its protein translation is MFKTIEQKFEVSYQYGLHFTENLFGVKNTLFRDVIKAYKNERVKLLFVIDDGVAEAHPELIKNIKTYCLQYQENLVHTKSMVVQGGEACKNDESQVEAILKGVSEYAICRHSFVVVIGGGAVIDMAGYAAAIAHRGVKLIRIPTTVLSQDDSAVGVKNSVNAFGKKNFIGTFAPPFAIINDTDFLKTLEQRDWISGISEALKVALIKDDVFFEYLEKNAHLLKDRNIEAMQYTIYRCAEMHMHHIAQGGDPFESGSSRPLDFGHWAAHKLEYMTNYALRHGEAVAKGIVLDVAYAHLIGLISETDLNRVVCVFQNIGFDLSFPFASEKEVTELLNGIEEFREHLGGELTITLISDIGVKHDVHEIDRGTMKNALNLVNEISKLKVE
- the eboE gene encoding metabolite traffic protein EboE; this encodes MRIDKNFQLTYCTNIHPGFDWKTTFDSLKNHVPQIKQKVSPNAPFGLGLRLSNKASEELVLNGNLDEFQQWLSENQVYVFTMNGFPYGNFHNERVKDDVHAPDWTTPERLIYTKRMFDQLASLLPEGNTGGISTSPVSYKYWHATEEATKSAFETGAKSMVEVAIHLHKIEKETGKYLHLDIEPEPDGMLENSDEVLQFFTDYLLPIGETVIGDALGLDVEDAKKLIYRYLTVCYDICHFSLAYEEPTETFKKFEKAGIAIGKIQVSAALKILSNPSGNEEIWKALALFDEPTYLHQVTKKVDGKVKTYNDLPIVLEHKKEFEELRAHFHVPIFLERFGALDSTQDHILKVIKYLKEHPVSEHLEIETYTWDVLPSALKKDLSESIIREIDWFVEKF
- a CDS encoding alkaline phosphatase family protein: MKKTLVINVVGLTQRLIGEHTPFIESFLKKGKSAYISPVLPAVTCSAQSTYLTGKTPEEHGIVGNGWYFKDECEVKFWRQSNKLVQSDKLWDELKKEDEHFTVANHFWWYNMYSSVDYSLTPRPNYLADGRKIPDVYSYPPELRDTLQDELGTFPLFQFWGPKTSIKSSKWIADAAIRTDEMHNPTLSLVYLPHLDYNLQRHGLDFDKIKKDLKEIDKVVEQLVKHFQERNAQIVLLSEYGITDVNNPIHLNRILRSKGYIAIREERGLELLDAGQSKAFAVADHQIAHIYLNDPSVKLEVKALLESISGVEKVLTGDELQKANLSHERSGDLVVVADADSWFTYYFWLDDAKAPDYARMVDIHKKPGYDPVEMLTDPKDKLVMAKVVAMLLKKKMGFRTVMNIIPLDATLVKGSHGRIPEDKADFPILITNQVNANFNDDVEATDVYAILKDHITE